TAAGAGGAGTCTGGTTTCAGATAAAGATCTTCTTAAATTTGACATTATTGATGCCACTGAAGATGATGCCATCTCTGGCGATCCGATTGTGCCACTAGTTACTTATTTCAGCGGTCGCGATGGCTTCAGCAGCCAGCTCCAGACACTTAGTGCGCCGCTCACGACGCTTGCGGAATGTAATAGTTTTCGATCAAACTTACTGACCGTTACGCATGAGATTACTCATATATTCGTGCAATCAGCGCTTGCTGTGCTCTCGCCATCTCTCGGTGATGAGGCGGAGATGGAAATCGCGCGCAACATTGCCAAGCCAGGGTTTAGCGCCTCTAATCACCTAGATGCGGCGCGCCAATTGCTTATTGAAGCCGTCATCACAATGGAGATGGCAAAGACCGAGTTCCCGGCAGCCCAGGTCGAAAAGCGACTCCCAGAATTATTCGAACGTTGGCGTCACGAGGTGCAGGAAATTCTCGTTCATACCTTTGATTTTATGTACTTCCACCAAGGTGACCCGGCATTTTATGTAAATAATATCTGGCATAGCTGGTGTGCAATTCCGGGAATTAGCGATCGAGTTCCGGAGTACCTAATGCGTACGCTCTGCGCTATTGCGGCACAGCTGCTGACAACTAGTTCGGCAACCTTGTTCAAGGCTGCGCTTAAGAACGTAAAAGACCTTCTGTCATGCGTAAAGTCAAATATTGACGCAAAAAGTAATTATGTTGAGCAGGCTATAAACTGGATGGCTCGCCTTGAGGTGGATCCTCAATTATATGCGCAGGTGGAAAAGGATTTTTCTGCAAGGATATACTTAGTCCGCCTTGTTAGAATTTATCTATTTTCGGAACGCCTCGCGGCGAAGCTATTTGTGGATTCGTTTGTACGGGGAGGGAAGGCCGTAACCAAAAAGGAAAAGCTAACCTATACGACGGCTCCACTTGGCAACGCACTTGTTTTCCTCAAAAATCATCTTAAGGAAAATCCATCAGAAGCCGAGTCGCTTTGGGTCCTGCACTGTTTAGCCTTTGATGTTAAAACTGCGCCAAAGGTCATAACATGACGTCGTATAGCGGTTATATCGTCGCCGGTCGAACTGCGCGAGATTTTTCATCTGGCGAATTTGAGGAGCGCACACCTAGTGTCGCCAATGGTCCGACGCTTACCCATCGAAGCGACCGGGTGTTTGGCATTTCACGATGGGACGAATACCTCCTACATAGTCCGATACCGCTTTCTGACGAGGTCGATAAGCAGCAGAGATACCAATATCAAATCTTCATTGTGCGCGGATTTACCATGATGGTTTTTCTGGCGCATCGCAGAAAAATAATTGACTACGTTATCTCAAATATTATTGACAAAAAGATTTCACCAAAACTTGAGAAAGTAAATATTGCGATATCAGATATGATCAAACACTGCGGTGGGGCGGAAAGCGAGTTCCTGGTTACATCTATGCATGGGCGTTTTTCTGGTCCAGATACCCAGCTAAGCAGTATAGCTCTTTATGGTGATGATGTAACGCAGTCGTCAATTTACATTAATTATCATAATTTATTTAATTTTCACTCAGCGGGTCTTGGTCGGCGCTTGTTTGATGGTCTGCCGCGTGTTCGCTCCCCAGAGGACCGTGAGATTGTTCATGTTGCGAGTGATGGGTTTATCTATCTTTATTTAAGTACAAGATCGAGGGCAAAGGAACTTCTTGAGGTTGTAAATTTCATTATGGTTAATCGGTGGGTTGACGATTGGGTTCCGGATAGTAAGGGGGAGCGGACGTGGCAAACATGAACATGCCAGACAGTTGGCATAATGAGGTGTCGCTGATTGACCATCTCGCAACCCAGTTGTTGGCCGGGCGATTGGGCCTCTTCCTTGGTGCGGGCGTCTCAAGGCCGTTCGGCTTGCCCGACTGGGACACGTTGGTGTCACGAATGGCGGTTGCTGCCGGAGAGGCGGCGCCGGTGGCTGGAAGTTTCAATGCTACAAACAAAGTAGAGGCGCTAGCACTTAAGTATTTTACGACTTCAGACTTGCTCAAGGGCGCGACTAAGGCCGCTCTATACCAAGGCGTAGCGCTCGATTTTGCCAAAATCAGCGGGAATAGGTTGCTTGCGGCGATCGGCTCTCTTGTCATGGCCTCACGTCGCGGGACGGCGGCCAAGGTGATTACATTGAATTTCGACGATCTTTTAGAACTATATCTCGAGTATCACGGCTTCACTACCGCGACAATGCACGACGGCTGTCATTGGGCTCAGAATGCCGATGTTGTCGTGTATCATCCGCATGGCTTCCTGCCACTCGGTCACGATTTGGATAGCAAAGAGATCGTTCTGGGGACGACGAGCTTTCACAAGATCATGCAATCGGACCTGTGGCGACCGATACTTGAGACTGCGCTGCGGCAGCATACCTTTCTCTATCTCGGCCTCTCGGGCGAAGATATGCATTTGCACAGCCATTGGGCGACACTAAAGGATGTGCACGCAATCGCAAAAGATCGCATTTGCTACCATGGGGTCCGGTTCACGACCGGCGGCGGGGACGATGACCTGAGCGTCGTCACGCAAGGATGGGGTATTCATACGCACAGCCTCACCAGCTATGATGAGTTGCCTGACTTCCTGTTCAGAATATGCCAGGAAGCGCGAGTTAAGCGCATGGCTATGGATGTATAGCTAAGTGCTAGCCGGTGGTGCGGTGACTCATGGATTAGAGCCGTACGTCTTGCGCTGTGCTCAAATTTCTTTGGTTATCCGCCCATGCCGGCGCTGGCCTCGAAATCCAGGAAGATCATGATGCCCCCCGGCCATATTGGCGCAACAACCCGCGAGCCCGCTCCACCAGTTGCTGACGAAAGGCGCGGATCTCCACCTCCTCCCTGGACAAGGCCATATTCAGCAGGGTGACGGCTCCCAAGCTGAAGGCGTGGCCGATGGCGTCATCAAGCGCACGGTGAGTGATCAGCCCCGCCTCGGCATGGAGTGCCGCAGCCAATCGTTCATGGTCCTCCGCCTGAATGCCTGTCCGCTGGCATGCCTCGGCGATCACCGCCTGCACGTCGGGCGACTGGCTAATTCTGAAGGCTGGAGCAATGCCAGTGGTGCCGTACAGCGTCTGGAGCCATCGGCCATCCGTGCCCGGGCTGTCGCTCAGCACCTCGGCCCCAGCCAGATCTGCATTCAGCCGGGCCGCCACCTCGCGCACGTCCATTCCCGTCATCACGAGCTGGTGGCGGGAAATACCATGAATCCTCCCGCTCTCGGCATTCCAGTCCAGTTCACCCCAAGCGGAAGCAGGCCGGATCAGGGCAGGCCATCCCTGCTGAAGGTCGTGCGACACCCAGGCCACCTCCACAGGGTAGCTCGTGGGATGCAAACCGGAGGCTTCGACGTCGATAAAGATCATCGCCCACCTTCCACGATGCCACGGTACCAACGTGGCACGGAGGGGATACCGGGCTTCGGCTCGGAGAGCGTCTTGCGCACGATCTCCTCGATCCTTGTCGGCCCCAGGCTGCCGGCGGCCACCCTGGTGGCCACCTCCATCAGCATGGCGGCAACCTGACGGTCATCGGCGCCATCCGCCCACGCCTGTTCCAGGGTGCGGCGATAGCGTCCGACATCGTTTGCTCAAGGTCGGTCACGACGATCATGGCTTGCTCCCTTCCTCGTCCAGCAGATGGTCCAGAGCTGCCTGTTCCGAGCTTTCATAGGGGTGCTGGAATGCGCTCACGAACTCGGGCGGCATGTCCTCTATGCTGATCGCTTGATGTCCACAAAGGTGGCGCAGCGCACGCTTCAAAGCCCCCTGGCCGAAACCGCCCGCTCCGACCTCAACTACAAGCCCACGGCGATCCTTCAGCGCCCTGACGGATCGGCAGACCGCCTGACCATCGTCGATCAGAACCCACGCCTCCACCTCGGCATGACCACCGAGCCAAGCCGCCACGTCCTCTGCCTTGGTCGAGAACTCAGACGTTTCCGGCAGGCAGCAAAGTGGCTTTGCCAGTCCGGCGGCGAGAAGTGCGTCTATCGTCTCGATTGGCCCGACATGCCGGCGCCAGGATGACGCCACGACGATCTCAGCTCGGGCCTGGCGCGCAATGGCATTGATACACTCAATGGCAGCCAGATCGAATTGCTCGGCTCCAAGCGGCAGGATGACTCCGTCTATGTCGAGAAATATGATCCTGAACATGGTTTGGGCTCCAAATTTGGAGCCGGGCGTTTTACGGAATCGCCCCCGGCAACCTGGCACCGGTTATCCCAGGTCGGCAGTGATCTCCCTGTCACTGCTCAGGCCACCCATGCTGGGCACATGGTGTTCTCAGCCCTGCGCGGCATGTTCCGCGCAGGGCCAATGATCGCATATTCGGCCGGCTGTTGAAAGGCTATGGGCTGAGGCGGGAGCGCTTACCCAGCCCCTCGAAAACGGCAGCCATCTGCTTGGCTGCCGAGGCTACGTCATAGCGCTCCTGGTCCTGCACCGCCTCACAGGCGGCTTGCCATGCAATGGCATGATCAACCGGACTCCGCATCGCCGCCACATAGCTCAGCATGGCGGCGGCCCGCAGCAGGGTGGCGCACTGTTCCGGCCCAGTCAGGCCGCTACCGCTCTCGATATCCCCTTCGTGCAGGAGCACCTCACCGATCAGCCGAAGGGCATGATCGGGATCTTGGGCCACATCGTTTTGGGCCCAAGCCTGCCCAAGAGCGGAGCGGTAGGCGGTGGTCGTCGGATCATGGCTCATAGGTCGTCTCCAGCGCATATTTAGATCAAATATCATATGCGGCGACGAAACAGTAAATACGCACAATGTAGCGTGAGTTACTCACGGATGCCGGGGCGTGAGTAAATCACGGCCTTCACCTATTGCTTTAATTCTGACGTATTGTTTTGTTCATGTCAGAAATTGATTTCTATTTACATGAAATTTTCTCTCTGCTTACCTTGATGAGCAAGGCACCTCCCGGAGGCCCGCTAACGCGGTCCCCAGGAAGCCATGGAAGGGGGCTCCGCCCCCTTCACCCCCGCAGGGCAATAGGGAGAGGAAAAATGGATGAAACAGGGAATGCGGCCGAGGTTATCCATACCTTTGGTCCCGGCAATTGGATTTGGCCTTGCCTCGTAGGCACCGAGAACGGCGACCGAGTGCAATTCACGCGAGACGTCTGGGACGCGGACGGATATCGGCGCCAGATTCCAGACACTGAATTTTTGGTCTTGGACCGAGGGCCGGATTTCGTTCGGGCGCGCGTCTATAGGTACGAGGATAGTTAAGGCATCATGCCTCGTCCCCGCCGCCTATCTGACGGCCCCGTCATCAAGGTCCGCGTGACCCATGATCAGTACCTTGAGCTGAGGGCGAAGGCCCAGGCGGCAGGGATGTCGATGGCTGAGTTGTTGCGGGACCATGGCGACCAACTCGCCGTGGTCAATCGCGCAGATTGGCGCTTGCGGACCTATCAACTGGGCCGAATCGGAGTGAATCTGAACCAGTTGGTCCACTGGGCAAACATCCACAAGTCGGCGGCCGAGGCGCGGCAGGTGATCGTCGCCTTGCTGCGCCTGGAGCGAGCGCTCCGTAGTGAATACGGCCTCGACCAAGGAGAGCCCTCGCCATGATGGTAATGTGGTCGAGGCATACCGGCGCTGACGACCCCGAGGGAATTGGCGTCGTTGATTACATGATGGCCGAATCCGTCTGGAAGCCACGTCCCGAAGGCGGGCGTGAGCGGGTTCAGCGCATCCCGCCACCCGAGGTGCTAAAGGGCGACGAAGTGCTGATGCGCCAAGCCATCCGGGCGGTGCCATTTCAGTGCCGCTATTCCTCAGGTGTCCTGAGCTTTGAACAGGGAGATATTGACGTAGCCAGGTTCAATGCTGGCGATGTCGAACTGCGGCGCCAAGTGGCTGAGGTCATCAAGGAATTCGAGGACACTGCCTATGCCGGCATTGCCGAAGAGCATCGGCCGCCAACCTTTTGGACCACCCACACGCATACCGGCAGGTTGGAGTTAAATTACTGCATGCCGCGTGCAATCCTCGCCAGCGATGGTCGCCTGCGGTCGATCAACCCGCATCCGCCGGGACGCGAAAGCATCAAGCTGTTCGACGCCTTTCGGGACGTCTTCAACGCCCGATATGGCTGGGCTGATCCGGAAGACCCCGCGCGAGCAAGGCTAACGAAGACGCCGAACTGGGTTCAAAAGATAGCCGCCGAGACCGCACGGGCGGGAAAGGCCGGCAAGAAACCTCTCGTTGAGCAAATCAGTGACTGGGTCGAGGCCGGTTTCGCCGCCGGCGAGATCGGCAGCCGAGCCGAGCCGGGATGCGGACGGACATGCATCACCTGTTTGAAAGTCGGTGTGGCTCTTAATGGCCAAGAGAACGACGGAAGCGTGAGGGCCCAGCCGAGCAGCGTCTCCGCAAAAAAAGAAAGCTCGAAGCAGATGCACCCAGCCTAAGTCAGTTTTCCGCTGCACCTGTTCGCCAGGGCTGGCCGGTCGATTCGCTGACCTTTCTGTCATTTCAGCCGCCCGTGCCAACAGATTGGCTGGGCTCTACCATCAGGGAATCGATCCAGGATTCGATGTCTGTGCGGGCATAGACCGCATTCTTGCCGACTATTGCGTAGCGCGGACCGCGCTTCTGAGAAGCCAGATGGGCGAGAGTCCACGCCTTGATTGGATATTCTTTCTCAACCTGCTGTCGCGTGAGGTATTTGCTGCTGGACATATAAATCCCCGAGCCATATGGCCCGGGGACTTTTGCCGCAGTCCGCCGGTGATCGTGGCGCTAAGCGAGCACAATGGACTGGTAGACGAGTGCTGAGAGAAATACTCCCCGTCCAGCGGGTCTTGGTCTCAGTCGAACTCAAAGCGCTTGCCATCCTGCTAGGCAGGGGAGGCGTCCATTGTCGCTTTCGCGCCGCCGGGCGATGTCGTACGCTCGGCAACGGCAATCACGTGCAGCAATATTTAGCTCAAAAGGCGTGGTCTGGCAAGACGCTCGCTACGCATTGGCGCTCCAAAAATGCTCCACTAGCCACGGAAATCCATGGCAATCTACCGCAATGCACGGCAAGCTAATACAATGATATATAAACGCAATATGCGGCAACGTGCAGCAATTGTGGGCAATTATAACGGTCTCGAAAACCGGTATGGGTGCAAGCTCATCGTGGGTTCGAATCCCACCCCCTCCGCCATACGAAACAAAGGGCCGCCCGTCACCGGGCGGCCCTTCGTCTTTGGTGCGATGGTCGAGCGGCTCAGCGGCGAAAGACGAAGCGGCGCTGGCGCTGGCGCTTGCGGCAGGCGACGGACAGGCTGAGGCCCATCAGACCGACGGCGACCCAGGCGGGCATGTCGAGAAGCGCCACGGCCAGGGTGCTGGACATGGAGCGGCCGGCGTCGGTGGTATCGGGAGCGTGACCGGCGATCAGGGTGACGACGTCGGCGGTAATAATTCCCGCATATTCAGCTGGACCAAGGGCCAACACGGCATCGGCCGATGCCATGATCACGGCGAGGCCGATCAGCAGCCAACCCATCACACGCCCGAAGAACATACATGCCCCCGACGACCAGAACGTTTATCTCACGGATGAATATAGCTTTGCGCCGAAGTAAGCTGAAATTCAACCGTTTTTCCGTGACATACATCACATCTCATGGGGGGTTGCATGCCTCGCGACGCTCGTGTATCTTCCCGCCCTTCCCCGAACCTGGCGAGCCCGGT
The sequence above is drawn from the Magnetospirillum sp. 15-1 genome and encodes:
- a CDS encoding SIR2 family protein — protein: MNMPDSWHNEVSLIDHLATQLLAGRLGLFLGAGVSRPFGLPDWDTLVSRMAVAAGEAAPVAGSFNATNKVEALALKYFTTSDLLKGATKAALYQGVALDFAKISGNRLLAAIGSLVMASRRGTAAKVITLNFDDLLELYLEYHGFTTATMHDGCHWAQNADVVVYHPHGFLPLGHDLDSKEIVLGTTSFHKIMQSDLWRPILETALRQHTFLYLGLSGEDMHLHSHWATLKDVHAIAKDRICYHGVRFTTGGGDDDLSVVTQGWGIHTHSLTSYDELPDFLFRICQEARVKRMAMDV
- a CDS encoding HAD domain-containing protein, producing MFRIIFLDIDGVILPLGAEQFDLAAIECINAIARQARAEIVVASSWRRHVGPIETIDALLAAGLAKPLCCLPETSEFSTKAEDVAAWLGGHAEVEAWVLIDDGQAVCRSVRALKDRRGLVVEVGAGGFGQGALKRALRHLCGHQAISIEDMPPEFVSAFQHPYESSEQAALDHLLDEEGSKP
- a CDS encoding MobC family plasmid mobilization relaxosome protein, with product MPRPRRLSDGPVIKVRVTHDQYLELRAKAQAAGMSMAELLRDHGDQLAVVNRADWRLRTYQLGRIGVNLNQLVHWANIHKSAAEARQVIVALLRLERALRSEYGLDQGEPSP